A window of Flavobacterium flavigenum contains these coding sequences:
- a CDS encoding MCP four helix bundle domain-containing protein, whose amino-acid sequence MKDILKKYSNKTKAAFILLIVMLIILLSNFNTLRNSKNVNENINTIYNDRLVVAYYIFQYANELHYIKAEAQKENLNDVTKNDEIKNALKIIHTIDDLYFKTVLTPKEKIHFDSFLASCSAINKDVQNKNWKHIVPLCDKALKTLDQLSEIQVKEGKAKLASANAMHSGNNSLGQLEIGLLIVLGGITFYLLIIKKHKRNIKIPGSPSLN is encoded by the coding sequence CTTTTATTTTACTGATTGTTATGCTGATCATCCTGCTTAGCAACTTTAATACGCTTCGAAATTCTAAAAATGTCAACGAAAACATTAATACGATTTATAATGACAGGCTGGTTGTGGCCTATTATATTTTTCAGTATGCAAATGAACTTCATTATATAAAAGCAGAAGCTCAGAAAGAGAACCTGAATGATGTCACCAAAAATGACGAAATTAAAAATGCTTTGAAAATAATACACACCATTGATGATTTGTATTTTAAAACAGTGCTGACACCAAAGGAAAAGATACATTTTGACAGTTTTCTGGCTTCCTGCTCTGCGATTAATAAAGATGTACAGAATAAAAACTGGAAACATATTGTCCCGTTGTGTGACAAGGCTTTGAAGACACTGGATCAGCTTTCTGAAATTCAGGTAAAAGAAGGAAAAGCAAAACTGGCAAGCGCTAATGCGATGCATAGCGGTAACAATAGTCTTGGGCAATTGGAGATAGGTTTGCTGATTGTTCTGGGCGGTATTACTTTCTATTTACTTATTATAAAAAAGCATAAAAGAAATATTAAAATTCCGGGATCGCCAAGCCTTAATTAA